In Gemmatimonadota bacterium, a single window of DNA contains:
- a CDS encoding aldose 1-epimerase, whose translation MKFPFLSKARPAFPTAADFGFLELRGGGSRVVIVPSLGGKLTELEMGGRQWLWTSDIVPLSRGIDGTSYLESGDSGGFDECFPTVSACRVPGWVRAFGGIELPDHGELWSQEPVLTVRTGADGQRAILTWRGVRFPYRLQRDIRVAPDGTVHMEYALANDGTERLPFLWAAHPMFPMSAETRVVLPEGARLRVFARHEIELGEVRSEHRWPFIRGSGKVYDFSHPFAAAKRYACKLFVDMPEGWATLREGNQELAMRFDPTLVSHVGVWLNKKGWTPFRREEPYLNLSLAPCIGAPDALSDALGDWKSAAWVEPGGEHRWWVSYEARTVVTEPETRGS comes from the coding sequence GTGAAGTTCCCGTTCCTCTCGAAGGCTCGCCCTGCCTTTCCGACCGCCGCCGACTTCGGCTTCCTGGAGCTGCGGGGCGGGGGTTCGCGCGTCGTCATCGTCCCGTCGTTAGGTGGCAAGCTCACCGAACTGGAGATGGGCGGACGGCAGTGGCTGTGGACGAGCGACATCGTGCCGCTGTCGCGGGGGATCGACGGGACCTCGTACCTGGAGTCGGGCGACAGCGGGGGATTCGACGAGTGCTTCCCGACGGTGTCGGCGTGCCGCGTCCCCGGATGGGTCCGCGCCTTCGGCGGCATCGAGCTGCCGGACCACGGCGAGCTCTGGTCGCAGGAACCGGTGCTCACCGTGCGCACCGGGGCCGACGGACAGCGTGCCATCCTCACCTGGCGCGGCGTGCGCTTCCCGTACCGACTGCAACGGGACATCAGGGTTGCGCCTGACGGAACGGTGCACATGGAGTACGCCCTGGCCAACGACGGCACTGAGCGCCTCCCGTTCCTCTGGGCGGCGCACCCGATGTTCCCGATGAGCGCCGAGACGCGCGTGGTCCTCCCGGAAGGCGCCCGGCTGCGCGTCTTCGCGCGACACGAGATCGAACTCGGCGAAGTGCGCTCCGAGCATCGCTGGCCGTTCATCCGCGGCAGCGGGAAGGTCTACGACTTCAGCCACCCGTTCGCCGCCGCCAAGCGGTACGCCTGCAAGCTCTTCGTCGACATGCCCGAGGGGTGGGCGACGCTGCGCGAGGGGAACCAGGAGCTGGCGATGCGATTCGATCCCACGCTCGTGAGCCACGTCGGCGTCTGGCTCAACAAGAAGGGGTGGACCCCGTTTCGGCGCGAGGAGCCGTATCTCAACCTCTCGCTGGCCCCGTGCATCGGCGCCCCCGACGCCTTGAGCGACGCCCTCGGCGACTGGAAGAGCGCGGCATGGGTCGAACCGGGGGGCGAGCACCGGTGGTGGGTGAGCTACGAGGCACGGACGGTCGTGACGGAGCCGGAGACGCGCGGCAGCTGA
- a CDS encoding D-aminoacylase codes for MLVFVRSSRRWWTSVLVAVPILSCAAAGLAQGQSGPPYDLLIRGGTVVDGTGRARYRADVAVQGDRIARVSTTPIDPTGARRVIDATGRIVAPGFIDLHAHLEPLLRLPAAESHVRQGVTLALGGPDGGSPLPLAPYMDSAQRAGLGINVAYLVGHNAIRTRVMGLADRAPTAPELARMQALVEEGMRDGAFGLSTGLRYIPGFYSATDEVVALSRVAAARGGIYTSHLREEGLGLFEGVGEAIRIGREARIPIVLTHHKAIGKAMWGQSVRTLAMVDSARAAGIDVMIDQYPYTASQTGLSVLIPPWALADGDSALARRMRDPVLRDSILRGVIDYIVNDRGGGDIRRVQFGRVAWQPALEGKTLFDWATQRGVPTTPEGAAPLVVEGQLNGGATMIYHVIDEGDVRRIMQHPQTMIASDGRLTVPGEGAAHPRAYGTFPRVLGRYVREVGLLTLEEGVHKMTGMPAARLGLTGRGVIAEGASADLVVFDAATVADRATFADPHQYPAGIGDVLVNGVPVVSGGTMTAARPGKVLRHVPSR; via the coding sequence CTGCTCGTGTTCGTGCGCTCCTCTCGTCGCTGGTGGACGTCGGTGCTCGTCGCCGTCCCGATCCTCTCGTGTGCAGCTGCCGGGCTCGCGCAGGGGCAAAGCGGGCCGCCCTACGACCTCCTGATTCGCGGCGGCACCGTCGTCGATGGCACGGGGCGCGCGCGATACCGCGCCGACGTCGCCGTGCAAGGGGATCGCATTGCGCGCGTGTCGACGACCCCGATCGACCCGACGGGCGCACGCCGGGTGATCGACGCCACTGGGCGCATCGTGGCGCCGGGGTTCATCGACCTGCACGCACACCTCGAACCGCTCTTGCGCCTGCCGGCCGCTGAAAGCCACGTGCGGCAGGGGGTGACGCTGGCCCTCGGCGGCCCCGATGGCGGGAGTCCACTGCCGCTGGCGCCGTACATGGATTCGGCGCAGCGGGCCGGGCTCGGCATCAACGTCGCGTACCTCGTCGGCCACAACGCGATCCGCACGCGGGTGATGGGGCTCGCCGATCGCGCCCCCACCGCACCGGAGCTGGCGCGCATGCAGGCGCTGGTCGAGGAGGGGATGCGCGACGGCGCCTTTGGCCTCAGCACCGGGCTGCGCTACATCCCCGGCTTCTATTCGGCGACCGACGAGGTCGTGGCGCTCTCGCGAGTGGCCGCCGCGCGCGGTGGGATCTACACGTCGCACCTGCGCGAGGAGGGGCTGGGGCTGTTCGAGGGGGTCGGCGAGGCGATTCGGATCGGGCGGGAGGCGCGCATCCCGATCGTCCTCACGCATCACAAGGCGATCGGCAAGGCGATGTGGGGGCAATCGGTGCGGACCCTGGCGATGGTCGACTCGGCGCGCGCCGCGGGGATCGACGTGATGATCGACCAGTATCCGTACACGGCGAGCCAGACCGGGCTCTCGGTGCTCATCCCGCCGTGGGCGTTGGCCGACGGCGACAGCGCCCTCGCCCGTCGCATGCGCGACCCGGTCCTGCGCGACAGCATCCTGCGCGGGGTGATCGACTACATCGTCAACGACCGTGGGGGGGGCGACATCCGTCGGGTGCAGTTCGGCCGGGTGGCGTGGCAGCCGGCGCTGGAGGGGAAGACGCTGTTCGATTGGGCGACGCAGCGCGGCGTCCCGACGACGCCCGAAGGGGCGGCGCCGCTGGTCGTCGAGGGGCAGCTCAACGGGGGGGCGACGATGATCTACCACGTGATCGACGAGGGCGACGTGCGGCGGATCATGCAGCATCCCCAGACGATGATTGCGTCTGACGGTCGGCTCACCGTCCCGGGTGAAGGGGCGGCACATCCGCGGGCGTACGGGACCTTCCCGCGGGTGCTGGGGCGCTATGTGCGCGAGGTCGGGCTGCTGACGCTCGAGGAGGGGGTGCACAAGATGACCGGCATGCCGGCCGCCCGGCTCGGCCTAACGGGGCGCGGGGTGATTGCCGAGGGGGCCTCGGCCGACCTCGTGGTCTTCGACGCGGCGACCGTGGCCGACCGGGCAACGTTCGCCGATCCGCACCAGTATCCCGCCGGTATCGGCGACGTGCTGGTGAACGGGGTCCCGGTCGTGTCGGGGGGAACGATGACGGCGGCCCGTCCCGGGAAGGTGTTGCGGCACGTGCCGTCGCGGTGA
- a CDS encoding (2Fe-2S)-binding protein: MAEINVSVNGRAYTRDVEPRTLLVHFLRDALGLTGTHVGCDTSQCGACTVLLDGRGVKSCTVLAVQANGASVTTVEGLETNGQLHPLQAAFREAHGLQCGFCTPGMIMSSVDLLSHNPNPTESEIRHALEGNLCRCTGYQNIVKAVQQAAHTMAGGSAVAAD, encoded by the coding sequence ATGGCAGAGATCAACGTCTCGGTGAACGGGCGTGCGTATACGCGCGACGTCGAGCCGCGCACCTTGCTCGTCCACTTCCTGCGCGATGCGCTTGGCCTGACGGGCACGCACGTCGGTTGCGATACCAGCCAGTGCGGCGCATGCACGGTGCTGTTGGATGGTCGCGGCGTGAAGTCGTGCACCGTCCTGGCGGTGCAGGCCAACGGCGCGAGCGTGACCACCGTGGAAGGGCTCGAGACAAACGGGCAGTTGCACCCGTTGCAGGCGGCCTTCCGCGAGGCGCACGGGTTGCAGTGCGGCTTCTGCACGCCCGGGATGATCATGTCGAGCGTGGACCTGCTGTCGCACAACCCCAATCCGACGGAGTCCGAGATCCGGCACGCCCTCGAGGGGAACCTGTGCCGTTGCACGGGCTACCAGAACATCGTGAAGGCGGTGCAGCAGGCCGCGCACACCATGGCGGGCGGCTCTGCCGTCGCCGCCGACTGA
- a CDS encoding molybdopterin-dependent oxidoreductase, translating to MATTAEPGASLIGASIRRKEDPRFITGKGRYTDDVKFPGQTYAAFVRSPHANATINSIDASAALAMPGVHAVLTGEDMKASGVNPIPPGWLHPGIKIAEFRPLAVGKVAHVGNAVAVVIADSPTLARDAADQVMVDYSDHPAVADAVAALKPGAPQVHPDAPGNVVFTWALGDAAATDAAIAGAATVVKTHLVNQRLIANAIEPRASLANYDAAADELTLYVTSQNPHVHRLIMGAFVLGLPEHKFRVIAPDVGGGFGSKIFIYPEECVVAWASKTLGRPVKWTATRSESFLTDAHGRDHDTDVEMAFDAGGKIVGLRVKTIANLGAYLTLFAPAVPTYLYGTLLSGQYNIPAIHVDVTAAYTHTTPVDAYRGAGRPEATYLLERTMDVAAKQLGIDPAELRRRNLIPANAFPFQTAVALQYDSGNYEPALDKALAMIDYTGLRAMQATGRTQGKYIGIGLSAYIEACGLAPSHIVGSLGAQAGLYESGVVRIHPTGKVTVLTGSHSHGQGHETTFAQIAAQELGCGIDDVEIVHGDTGRVPFGMGTYGSRSGAVGGAALFNSLQKIKEKGRRIAAHLLEAAPEDVDFAGGNYFVKGSPSRSKGFGEVALAAYLAHNLPPEMEPGLEATTFFNPGNFVFPFGVHIAVVEVDADTGHVTVLRYVAVDDFGNIINPMIVEGQLHGGIAQGTAQALWEGAQYDSNGQLLTGSMMNYALPKAEFLPNFETGATCTPSPVNPLGVKGAGEAGTIASTAAVANAVNDALSPFGITHLDMPLTPPKIWQAIHASKGGN from the coding sequence ATGGCTACGACAGCAGAACCGGGCGCCTCGCTGATTGGCGCGAGCATCAGGCGCAAGGAGGATCCCCGGTTCATCACGGGGAAGGGGCGCTACACGGATGACGTGAAGTTCCCGGGTCAGACGTACGCCGCGTTCGTGCGCTCGCCGCATGCCAACGCGACCATCAATTCCATCGATGCTAGCGCCGCGCTGGCGATGCCAGGGGTGCACGCGGTGCTCACCGGCGAGGACATGAAGGCGTCGGGAGTGAACCCGATCCCGCCCGGGTGGCTGCACCCGGGGATCAAGATCGCCGAGTTCCGTCCATTGGCGGTGGGGAAGGTGGCGCACGTCGGGAATGCGGTGGCGGTGGTGATCGCCGACTCGCCGACGCTTGCCCGCGATGCGGCCGACCAGGTGATGGTCGACTACAGCGATCATCCGGCGGTGGCCGATGCCGTTGCCGCCCTCAAGCCAGGGGCCCCGCAGGTGCATCCCGATGCGCCGGGGAACGTCGTCTTCACGTGGGCGTTAGGCGACGCGGCCGCGACCGATGCGGCGATCGCCGGGGCCGCGACGGTGGTGAAGACGCACCTCGTCAACCAGCGCCTCATCGCCAACGCCATCGAGCCGCGGGCGTCGCTCGCCAACTACGACGCGGCGGCCGATGAGCTCACGCTGTACGTGACGTCGCAGAACCCGCACGTGCACCGCCTCATCATGGGGGCCTTCGTGCTCGGGTTGCCTGAGCACAAGTTCCGCGTGATTGCGCCTGACGTCGGCGGCGGTTTCGGCTCCAAGATCTTCATCTATCCCGAGGAGTGCGTGGTGGCGTGGGCGTCGAAGACGCTGGGCCGCCCCGTGAAGTGGACGGCGACGCGCAGCGAGTCGTTCCTGACCGACGCGCACGGCCGTGACCACGACACCGACGTCGAGATGGCGTTCGATGCGGGCGGGAAGATCGTCGGATTGCGCGTGAAGACGATCGCGAACCTCGGGGCCTACCTCACGCTCTTCGCCCCGGCCGTGCCGACGTACCTGTACGGCACGCTGCTCTCCGGGCAGTACAACATCCCGGCGATCCACGTCGACGTGACGGCGGCCTACACGCACACGACACCGGTCGACGCCTATCGCGGCGCCGGTCGCCCCGAGGCGACGTACCTGCTCGAGCGGACGATGGACGTAGCGGCGAAGCAGCTGGGGATCGACCCCGCCGAGTTGCGGCGGCGCAACCTGATTCCCGCGAACGCCTTCCCGTTCCAGACGGCGGTGGCGCTGCAGTACGACAGCGGCAACTACGAGCCCGCGCTCGACAAGGCGCTGGCGATGATCGACTACACGGGGCTGCGCGCGATGCAGGCGACCGGGCGCACCCAGGGGAAGTACATCGGCATCGGCCTCTCGGCGTACATCGAGGCGTGCGGTCTCGCGCCGTCGCACATCGTCGGCTCGTTAGGGGCGCAGGCGGGGCTCTACGAGTCGGGGGTGGTGCGCATCCATCCCACCGGCAAGGTGACGGTACTGACGGGGTCACACTCGCACGGACAGGGGCACGAAACGACGTTCGCGCAGATCGCGGCCCAGGAGCTGGGATGCGGGATCGACGACGTCGAGATCGTGCACGGCGACACGGGGCGCGTCCCCTTCGGCATGGGGACCTACGGGTCGCGTTCCGGCGCGGTCGGTGGGGCGGCGCTCTTCAACTCGTTGCAGAAGATCAAGGAGAAGGGGCGGCGCATCGCGGCGCACCTGCTCGAGGCGGCGCCGGAGGACGTGGACTTCGCCGGCGGCAACTACTTCGTGAAGGGATCGCCGTCGCGCTCGAAGGGCTTCGGTGAGGTCGCCCTGGCGGCGTATCTCGCGCACAACCTGCCGCCGGAGATGGAGCCGGGGCTCGAAGCGACGACCTTCTTCAACCCGGGGAACTTCGTCTTCCCGTTCGGGGTGCACATCGCCGTCGTCGAGGTCGACGCCGACACCGGCCATGTCACGGTGCTCCGCTACGTGGCCGTCGACGATTTCGGCAACATCATCAATCCGATGATCGTCGAGGGGCAGCTCCATGGCGGCATTGCGCAGGGCACCGCGCAGGCGCTGTGGGAAGGGGCGCAGTACGACTCCAACGGCCAGCTGCTGACCGGCTCGATGATGAACTACGCGCTCCCCAAGGCGGAGTTCCTCCCGAACTTCGAGACGGGCGCGACCTGCACGCCGTCTCCCGTCAACCCGTTAGGCGTGAAGGGGGCTGGCGAGGCGGGAACGATCGCCTCGACCGCCGCCGTTGCCAACGCGGTCAATGACGCCCTCTCACCCTTCGGCATCACCCACCTCGACATGCCGCTGACGCCTCCCAAGATCTGGCAGGCGATCCACGCGTCGAAGGGAGGGAACTGA
- a CDS encoding xanthine dehydrogenase family protein subunit M: MYPASFEYHTASSVQDALAMLAQYGDDAKILAGGHSLIPVMKLRFAAPAHLIDIARIPALSAITDGGNAVHVGATARHADVVSSAVIKAKAPLLSEVASHIGDPLIRNMGTIGGSLAHADPAADLPAAMLALGATLVATGAAGARQIAADDFFTDVFTSALRPDELLTEVRVPAQGAGSGGAYEKHPDPASGYAIVGIAAQVQVSGGNFAAARIGMTGLGPKAMRLTAVEAALAGKPATAATVAAAAAHAADGLVFVDDSRGSAAYKANLATVFTRRALTRALAAATA; encoded by the coding sequence ATGTATCCAGCATCCTTCGAGTACCACACGGCGTCGAGCGTGCAGGACGCGCTCGCCATGCTCGCCCAATACGGTGACGACGCCAAGATCCTGGCCGGGGGGCACTCCCTGATCCCCGTGATGAAGCTGCGCTTCGCGGCACCGGCGCACCTCATCGACATCGCGCGCATCCCGGCGCTGTCGGCCATCACCGACGGCGGGAACGCCGTGCATGTCGGGGCGACCGCCCGTCACGCCGACGTCGTGTCGTCGGCGGTGATCAAGGCCAAGGCGCCGCTCCTGTCCGAAGTCGCCTCGCACATCGGCGATCCGCTCATCCGCAACATGGGGACGATCGGTGGGTCGCTGGCCCACGCCGATCCCGCGGCCGACCTGCCGGCCGCCATGCTGGCGTTAGGCGCGACCCTGGTCGCGACTGGCGCCGCCGGCGCGCGGCAGATTGCGGCTGACGACTTCTTCACCGACGTCTTCACCTCGGCCCTGCGCCCGGACGAACTCCTCACGGAGGTGCGGGTGCCGGCGCAGGGGGCGGGGAGCGGCGGGGCGTACGAGAAGCACCCCGATCCGGCGTCCGGCTACGCGATCGTCGGGATTGCGGCGCAGGTGCAGGTGAGCGGCGGGAACTTCGCCGCCGCCCGCATTGGCATGACCGGGTTGGGCCCCAAGGCCATGCGCCTGACGGCGGTGGAAGCGGCGCTCGCCGGGAAGCCGGCAACGGCCGCGACCGTCGCGGCGGCCGCCGCGCATGCCGCCGATGGTCTCGTCTTCGTCGATGATTCCAGGGGGAGCGCGGCGTACAAGGCCAACCTCGCCACGGTCTTCACCCGGCGCGCCCTCACCCGGGCGCTGGCGGCCGCGACGGCGTAA
- a CDS encoding SRPBCC family protein, which yields MSLTLNETFRVAAPPDRVWQFLKNPAEVVTCLPGAELTGTIDAQTYAGRVKVKVGPITAAYAGKASLAKVDDAERRMQIVAEGKESGGPGSARMTMTGHVTAQADGTSEVSVDAAIEIAGRVMQFGRGLIESVNKQLFKQFAESVRAKLEAAHASEVAEAAPAVVDVASPAAHDALGAPPETPPAASTAGTAGTESPVAARVPTPSTAPAVAHGEELRALPLLWKVFVSWLSGLFGKRS from the coding sequence ATGTCGCTTACCCTCAACGAAACCTTCCGCGTTGCCGCGCCGCCTGACCGGGTGTGGCAGTTTCTCAAGAACCCGGCCGAGGTCGTCACCTGCCTCCCCGGCGCCGAGCTCACGGGGACAATCGACGCGCAGACGTACGCAGGGCGGGTGAAGGTGAAGGTCGGGCCGATCACCGCCGCGTACGCTGGCAAGGCCAGCCTCGCCAAGGTCGACGACGCCGAGCGGCGTATGCAGATCGTCGCCGAGGGGAAGGAGAGCGGTGGCCCGGGCTCGGCCCGCATGACGATGACGGGCCACGTCACGGCGCAGGCGGACGGTACGAGCGAAGTCAGCGTCGACGCGGCGATCGAGATCGCCGGGCGCGTGATGCAGTTCGGGCGCGGCCTTATCGAGTCGGTCAACAAGCAGCTGTTCAAGCAGTTCGCCGAGTCGGTCCGCGCCAAGCTCGAGGCGGCGCATGCGAGCGAGGTCGCCGAGGCCGCCCCTGCCGTCGTCGACGTTGCGTCGCCAGCCGCTCACGACGCGTTAGGCGCTCCACCGGAGACGCCGCCCGCTGCGAGCACCGCGGGCACCGCGGGCACCGAGAGCCCGGTCGCCGCGCGCGTGCCGACGCCATCGACGGCACCAGCGGTCGCGCACGGTGAGGAGCTGCGAGCGCTCCCCCTGTTGTGGAAGGTTTTCGTCTCCTGGCTCTCCGGACTGTTCGGGAAACGGTCGTAG
- a CDS encoding porin: protein MPSLLRNARWLAAILVVPIVAVAQAPRDSVAPASVERPTAAPSAKPAAQPAPARPWYDRISLRGYAQLRYNRLLETNPSLNCSQCDRSIGNNGGIFLRRGRLVISGDVHPRVSIYIQPDYGTDAAGSLHYLQLRDAYFDLSLDTKKEHRLRIGQSKVPFGFENLQSSQNRLPLDRNDALNSAIPNERDMGVFYYWASTKARQRFKILVDSGFKGTGDYGVFGLGVMNGQTANRPEANNSLHTVMRLSYPWRLANGQFVEAGISGYNGRFVLPAKSANVRSLPEYQDDRVALSFTWYAQPFGVVAEYNWGKGPEFVSGTRSIDDRSLQGGFVQTMYRWRTHGQVIQPFARLHSYHGGKKVEQDARHYEVHEAEAGVEWLPFSNFELTAQYTSSDRVFEDAATIGNHQKGRFLRLQAQINY, encoded by the coding sequence ATGCCTTCTCTTCTGCGGAACGCCCGCTGGCTCGCCGCGATCCTGGTAGTTCCCATCGTCGCCGTCGCCCAGGCGCCGCGCGACTCGGTCGCGCCGGCCTCTGTTGAACGCCCCACCGCTGCGCCGAGCGCCAAGCCTGCCGCCCAGCCGGCTCCCGCTCGTCCTTGGTACGACCGCATCTCGCTCCGCGGGTATGCGCAGCTGCGCTACAACCGCCTGCTCGAGACGAACCCCAGTCTCAACTGCTCGCAGTGTGACCGCTCGATCGGGAACAACGGTGGGATCTTCCTGCGGCGCGGCCGTCTCGTAATCAGTGGCGACGTGCATCCGCGCGTCTCGATCTACATCCAGCCCGACTACGGAACCGACGCCGCAGGCTCGCTGCACTACCTGCAGCTGCGCGACGCGTACTTCGACCTCTCGCTCGACACCAAGAAGGAGCACCGGCTGCGCATCGGGCAGAGCAAGGTCCCCTTCGGCTTCGAGAACCTGCAGTCGTCGCAGAACCGTCTCCCGCTCGACCGGAACGACGCCCTCAACAGCGCGATACCTAACGAGCGCGACATGGGCGTCTTCTACTACTGGGCGTCGACCAAGGCCCGCCAGCGCTTCAAGATTCTCGTCGACAGCGGGTTCAAGGGGACCGGCGACTACGGCGTCTTCGGCCTGGGCGTCATGAACGGCCAGACGGCCAACCGTCCCGAAGCGAACAACTCGCTGCACACGGTCATGCGCCTGAGCTATCCGTGGCGCCTGGCGAACGGCCAGTTCGTCGAAGCCGGGATCAGCGGCTACAACGGCCGCTTCGTCCTCCCGGCCAAGTCGGCCAACGTGCGTTCGCTCCCCGAGTACCAGGACGACCGCGTCGCGCTCTCCTTCACCTGGTATGCGCAACCGTTCGGCGTGGTGGCAGAGTACAACTGGGGGAAGGGACCGGAGTTCGTGTCGGGCACGCGCTCCATCGACGACCGCTCGCTTCAGGGTGGCTTCGTGCAGACGATGTACCGGTGGCGCACGCACGGGCAGGTGATCCAGCCCTTCGCCCGCTTGCACAGCTACCACGGCGGCAAGAAGGTCGAGCAGGATGCGCGGCACTATGAGGTGCACGAGGCCGAGGCCGGTGTCGAGTGGCTCCCGTTCAGCAACTTCGAGTTGACCGCACAGTACACGTCGTCGGACCGCGTCTTCGAAGACGCCGCCACGATCGGCAATCACCAGAAGGGGCGCTTCCTGCGGTTGCAGGCGCAGATCAACTACTAG
- a CDS encoding MoxR family ATPase — MEREAYITDRQVATSVFLASALGKPLLVEGHPGVGKTEIAKVLAQVLGTELIRLQCYEGLDASTALYEWNYPRQLLHIKLGETAPGSLAEKEATLFSDAFLLKRPLLAAITHHGTPPVLLIDEVDRSDEEFEAFLLEILSDFQVTIPEMGTIRAETRPVVVLTSNRTRELSEALRRRCLYLWIDYPSFEKELRIVRTKVPGLSEQLAREITGVLQSLRRMRLSKHPGVAESLDWAAALVALHADHLDETVVRETMGCFLKDDGDFRLLEHELDAGRLAALASFAG; from the coding sequence ATGGAGCGCGAGGCGTACATCACCGACCGGCAGGTCGCCACGTCGGTCTTCCTCGCCTCCGCGTTGGGAAAGCCCTTGCTCGTCGAAGGGCACCCGGGGGTCGGCAAGACCGAGATCGCCAAGGTGCTGGCGCAGGTGCTGGGCACGGAGCTGATCCGGCTGCAATGCTACGAGGGGCTGGATGCGTCCACCGCGCTGTACGAGTGGAACTACCCGCGGCAACTGTTGCACATCAAGCTCGGCGAGACGGCACCAGGATCGCTCGCGGAGAAGGAAGCGACGCTCTTCAGCGATGCCTTCCTCCTCAAGCGCCCGCTGCTGGCCGCCATCACGCACCACGGCACGCCCCCCGTCCTCCTCATTGACGAGGTGGACCGAAGCGACGAGGAGTTCGAGGCCTTCCTCCTGGAGATCCTCTCCGACTTCCAGGTCACGATCCCCGAGATGGGGACGATTCGCGCCGAGACGCGCCCGGTGGTGGTGCTCACCTCCAATCGCACCCGCGAGCTCTCCGAAGCGCTGCGCCGGCGCTGCCTGTACCTGTGGATCGACTATCCGTCGTTCGAGAAGGAACTGCGCATCGTCCGGACCAAGGTTCCCGGACTCAGCGAACAGCTCGCCCGCGAAATCACGGGGGTGCTGCAGTCGCTGCGGCGCATGCGACTGTCCAAGCACCCCGGCGTGGCCGAATCGCTGGATTGGGCAGCGGCGCTCGTGGCCCTGCACGCCGATCACCTCGACGAGACGGTGGTTCGCGAGACGATGGGCTGCTTTCTCAAGGATGACGGAGACTTCCGGCTGCTCGAGCACGAACTCGACGCGGGTCGTCTCGCGGCGCTCGCTTCCTTCGCCGGTTAG
- a CDS encoding VWA domain-containing protein, translated as MAPPPPADLLATVVTLCRLLRERGVAATPAESIDATRSLAVVDLFDREDVRLALRSVLVSRRDDFDAFDAAFAEVWSVAWGIPSPIPLPGPRREMIKPPTPAPPRQPAVSLQNWMKPSEAEGSDPITVRAASDNESLGARDFAQYAAEDDAAFAALARRIARRLTLRRSRRWKAARRGRRLDLRRTVRSSLRTGGDAIRLERRSPKIRRTTLVALCDVSGSMELYARFLLQFLHALQNTFARVETFAFATRLSRLTPLLRGVHYRESLRDLGREVQDFSGGTRIGASLRTFLDRHPKLVDRRTIVLVMSDGWDVGDPAVLAESLRVLHRRAGRVIWLNPLMGAADYRPDTRGMQAALPYIDVLAPGHNMDALQKLVRHLAV; from the coding sequence GTGGCCCCGCCGCCTCCGGCCGACCTGCTGGCCACGGTCGTCACGCTCTGTCGCCTGTTGCGCGAGCGCGGAGTCGCCGCGACGCCCGCTGAGTCGATCGATGCGACGCGCTCGCTGGCGGTCGTCGACCTCTTCGACCGTGAGGACGTGCGACTCGCGTTGCGTTCGGTCCTCGTGAGTCGGCGCGACGACTTCGACGCCTTCGACGCCGCATTCGCCGAGGTGTGGTCCGTGGCCTGGGGGATTCCGTCGCCCATCCCGCTCCCCGGTCCTCGCCGGGAGATGATCAAGCCGCCCACCCCGGCCCCGCCGCGCCAGCCAGCGGTCTCCCTACAGAACTGGATGAAGCCATCGGAGGCGGAGGGCAGTGATCCCATCACCGTGCGGGCCGCCAGCGACAACGAGTCGCTGGGGGCGCGCGACTTCGCGCAGTACGCGGCCGAGGACGACGCGGCCTTTGCCGCGCTCGCCCGTCGCATCGCGCGTCGGTTGACGCTGCGTCGGTCACGCCGCTGGAAGGCCGCGCGTCGCGGGCGCCGACTCGACCTTCGGCGTACGGTGCGTTCGTCGCTCCGCACGGGGGGCGATGCGATCCGACTGGAGCGTCGCTCCCCGAAGATCCGGCGCACGACGCTCGTGGCGTTATGCGACGTGTCGGGATCGATGGAGCTGTACGCGCGCTTCCTGCTGCAGTTCCTGCACGCGCTGCAGAACACCTTTGCGCGCGTCGAGACGTTCGCCTTCGCGACGCGGCTGAGCCGGCTCACGCCACTCCTGCGCGGGGTGCACTATCGCGAGAGTCTGCGCGACCTGGGGCGTGAGGTGCAGGATTTCTCTGGTGGCACGCGCATCGGCGCGTCGCTGCGCACCTTCCTCGACCGTCATCCCAAGCTGGTCGATCGTCGCACGATCGTGCTCGTCATGAGCGACGGGTGGGACGTGGGTGACCCGGCGGTCCTCGCCGAGTCGCTGCGTGTCTTGCATCGTCGCGCGGGGCGCGTGATCTGGCTCAATCCACTGATGGGTGCGGCCGACTACAGGCCCGATACGCGTGGCATGCAGGCGGCGCTTCCATACATCGACGTGCTCGCTCCCGGGCACAACATGGATGCGCTGCAGAAGCTGGTGCGGCATCTCGCCGTCTGA